In Penaeus monodon isolate SGIC_2016 chromosome 43, NSTDA_Pmon_1, whole genome shotgun sequence, one DNA window encodes the following:
- the LOC119568346 gene encoding proline-rich protein HaeIII subfamily 1-like, translating into MTAPSSAPLLRTLEPRESWKFQRFGGRVSRARGTGGWSALVSGAWSKREQFRKGELQNGDFSKAGGSLTPINVPHWPSRQDLPTVRILPTALRPCRRQTARRPEAARPPRASRSPPDPPSGPAFRSDRPPARQPPTALPPGRPPEPRPPNPPAARQAARPPARPQAARQPARRPGRRPPAKPGAGRRPPGRPGRPPTPRRPQAPDLSAAVRPPDRRQDWQACRPPAPRQSARPPGRRLGRPTRPAARSRPNGPAARPAPDAGRPEGRPTARAGPPTPPGPPAGSRPPASRQRPP; encoded by the exons ATGACAGCCCCGTCCTCCGCGCCGCTGTTGAGAACACTGGAACCTCGTGAGTCATGGAAATTCCAGCGGTTTGGAGGGCGAGTGTCCAGAGCTCGCGGAACAGGAGGCTGGTCGGCGCTCGTCTCTGGAGCGTGGAGCAAAAGGGAACAGTTTCGGAAAGGCGAGCTGCAGAACGGag ATTTCTCGAAAGCGGGCGGATCACTAACGCCAATCAACGTGCCCCACTGGCCCTCCCGGCAGGACCTACCTACCGTCCGCATCCTCCCTACCGCCCTCCGCCCGTGCAGGCGCCAGACCGCCCGCCGCCCGGAGGCCGCCAGACCTCCCCGTGCAAGCCGCAGTCCGCCAGACCCGCCCTCAGGGCCGGCATTCCGCTCTGACCGCCCGCCCGCCCGGCAGCCGCCGACCGCCCTCCCGCCCGGCAGGCCGCCCGAGCCCCGGCCGCCCAATCCGCCGGCCGCCAGGCAGGCCGCCAGACCGCCGGCCAGGCCGCAGGCCGCCCGACAGCCCGCCCGCCGGCCAGGCCGCAGACCGCCCGCCAAGCCCGGGGCAGGCCGCCGACCGCCCGGCCGCCCAGGCAGGCCGCCGACTCCCCGGCGCCCGCAGGCTCCCGACCTCTCGGCAGCCGTCAGGCCGCCAGACCGCCGGCAGGACTGGCAGGCCTGCCGACCGCCCGCCCCCCGGCAGTCCGCCCGACCGCCCGGACGCCGGCTAGGCCGCCCGACTCGCCCGGCCGCCCGCAGCCGCCCGAACGGCCCGGCCGCCCGCCCGGCGCCCGACGCCGGCCGACCGGAAGGCCGCCCGACAGCCCGGGCCGGACCGCCCACACCGCCCGGGCCGCCGGCAGGCAGCAGACCGCCCGCCTCCAGGCAGCGCCCGCCATAA